The DNA region GTTGGAGATTACTCCGAAGAGGAAGATGGTTATTGGGTATGTGTCGAGGTAAGTGAAATTAATGAGATCCCTGAAGGCATGGTTTCTTTAGTGGTCCCCAAACAAAAATATGCTGTTATCACTCATAAAGGACCCAATCATCAAATCAGAAGCACCTATGAGCAGCTGCATCGATGGATCGATGATCATCAATTCGAGCGGATTCATCGGGCATGGCATCTGGAGATATCAGATGAATGGGGGCATGACGGGATCAATGATATTAAAGTTGATTTATATGACACCATTAAATAATGCAGGATGATGAAGGTTAGATTCCAGGCACTGATGTGTTCAAAAGCAATCCGATTTATATGGCCTTGGTCTGCTCCTGCAGCCGGACGATAAGAGAGGGGGGGAATGATGAGAATCGCCTTAGTGTTATTTAACGGCGTTACATTTCTAGACTTTGTTGGATTCTATGACGTGATTTTTCGTCTTAATCAGTTTGATTCGTCCCAAGGAACAACGTGGGATATTTGCGGTTTGACCGAGGAGGTTACGGATGAACTTGGAATGACGGTAAAGGTGAATGTCATCAGGCCTGATTTATCCCAATATGATTTCGTATTCCTTCCGGGAGGAAAGGGAACCAGAAAGCTCATACATGACAAGGATTTCATGGATTGGATCAAGACCGCCGAATCCGTTGAGTACAAAGTCTCGGTATGCACCGGATCCTTGTTGTGGGGGGCAGCAGGGTTCTTGAAGAATAAGAAAGCCACCACCCATCCTAATGTTTATGGCCTACTGGAACCTTACTGCTTGGAAGTAGTCAAGTCCCGGATTGTGAAGGATGGTAAAGTTATAACAGCAGGAGGCGTAGCGACATCTATCGATTTAGGGGTCTATGTCATTGAATTATTCGCTGGAACGGAAGCTGCGGATTTGGTAAAGAAGCAGATTGACTATCCTTATTCGGCCGTTGGCATCGTTGAAGTGGAGGCTGGGACATGAATCTTGCCAATAAAATAACGTTATTAAGGATTGGCTTGATCCCCCTGTTCTTCTTGGCCTGCCAGCCGTATCCCTCCTGGTTGGTGAATCAATCCATAGTCTTTCAATATTTGAACGAGTATGGGGTTTACTGGGCTGTATCGATTTTTATTATGGCATCGGTTACGGATAAATTAGACGGGTATATTGCCCGCAAATATAACCAGATTACGAATCTGGGCAAATTATTGGATCCACTCGCAGATAAGCTATTAGTTTCAGCTGCCTTGGTCGTAATGGTCGCACAAAGTTTGATCCCGGCATGGATTGCCTTGGTTATTATCGGGCGAGAGGTTTTTGTTTCAGGGCTTCGCATCATGGCTGCTGCGAAAGGAATCGTGCTTGCCGCTGATCAGCATGGGAAACTCAAGCTAACCCTTCAAGTTATCGGAATTGCAGCTGTGCTCCTAAGGAATTATCCATTT from Paenibacillus ihbetae includes:
- a CDS encoding GyrI-like domain-containing protein, which gives rise to MKVVELDEKKLVGIRVVCPGDQYANEIPKASVMLRYRLGEIQKVIHPARLVGAFIVGDYSEEEDGYWVCVEVSEINEIPEGMVSLVVPKQKYAVITHKGPNHQIRSTYEQLHRWIDDHQFERIHRAWHLEISDEWGHDGINDIKVDLYDTIK
- a CDS encoding DJ-1/PfpI family protein; translated protein: MRIALVLFNGVTFLDFVGFYDVIFRLNQFDSSQGTTWDICGLTEEVTDELGMTVKVNVIRPDLSQYDFVFLPGGKGTRKLIHDKDFMDWIKTAESVEYKVSVCTGSLLWGAAGFLKNKKATTHPNVYGLLEPYCLEVVKSRIVKDGKVITAGGVATSIDLGVYVIELFAGTEAADLVKKQIDYPYSAVGIVEVEAGT
- the pgsA gene encoding CDP-diacylglycerol--glycerol-3-phosphate 3-phosphatidyltransferase; the encoded protein is MNLANKITLLRIGLIPLFFLACQPYPSWLVNQSIVFQYLNEYGVYWAVSIFIMASVTDKLDGYIARKYNQITNLGKLLDPLADKLLVSAALVVMVAQSLIPAWIALVIIGREVFVSGLRIMAAAKGIVLAADQHGKLKLTLQVIGIAAVLLRNYPFTYITSFRVDYTMLFMAVILTVYSGYLYMRNNYKALKLEL